One segment of Fuscovulum ytuae DNA contains the following:
- a CDS encoding class-II fumarase/aspartase family protein codes for MPAATADSAIYRDLFGDAETASLFTDSSEVRAMLLVEGALARVQGALGLIPADAAAFIDRAARELQIDPAALAAETSRNGVPVPALLAAFRKEAGAPDPIRWLHWGATSQDIIDTALALRLRRVLDLWEARLTALILALSQLAAAHADLPMAARTYGQAATPSTFGAQVASWGRPLLRHREKLNPLRAEVLQVSLSGAAGTLSAMGPRGPKVRAALADALGLSDPGASWHGERDGMAAFGAWMAGLCATLGKIGEDLILLTATGLSEVRIAGAGGSSTMPQKQNPVGPSVLVALARQVIGLSATLIGAGLHRQARDGAAWFTEWLTLPQMCISTGRALELAGDLATRVEPDPAAMARVLAADAGTIHAEALTFALAARMPRPEAEAAVKRLCAEALQTGIDLQALAAREWPGLHVPMAVGEAPAEARAFAAAAQRAGPPAS; via the coding sequence ATGCCCGCCGCCACCGCCGATAGCGCGATCTACCGCGACCTGTTCGGCGATGCCGAGACGGCTTCTCTCTTCACCGACAGCTCCGAGGTGCGGGCGATGCTGCTGGTCGAAGGGGCCCTCGCGCGGGTGCAGGGCGCGCTTGGCCTGATCCCCGCCGATGCCGCCGCCTTCATCGACCGCGCGGCCCGCGAATTGCAGATCGACCCCGCCGCCCTTGCCGCCGAGACCTCCCGCAACGGTGTGCCGGTGCCCGCCCTGCTGGCCGCCTTCCGCAAGGAGGCAGGGGCGCCCGATCCAATACGCTGGCTGCACTGGGGCGCGACCAGTCAGGACATCATCGACACTGCCCTCGCCCTGCGCCTGCGCCGAGTGCTAGACCTGTGGGAGGCTCGGCTGACCGCGCTGATCTTGGCACTCAGCCAACTGGCCGCGGCCCATGCCGACCTGCCCATGGCCGCACGCACCTATGGTCAGGCCGCGACGCCCTCGACTTTTGGCGCGCAGGTGGCCAGTTGGGGCCGCCCGCTGCTGCGGCACCGCGAAAAGCTGAACCCGCTCCGCGCAGAGGTCCTGCAGGTCTCGCTGTCCGGGGCAGCCGGAACACTGTCGGCGATGGGTCCGCGTGGGCCCAAGGTCCGCGCCGCCCTTGCCGACGCATTGGGCCTGTCCGACCCCGGCGCAAGCTGGCACGGCGAACGCGACGGGATGGCCGCCTTCGGAGCGTGGATGGCCGGACTTTGCGCGACCCTCGGCAAGATCGGCGAGGACCTGATCCTTCTGACCGCCACCGGCCTGTCCGAGGTGCGGATTGCCGGCGCGGGCGGGTCATCCACCATGCCGCAAAAGCAGAACCCGGTCGGGCCCAGCGTGCTGGTGGCGCTGGCCCGGCAGGTGATCGGCTTGTCCGCCACGCTGATCGGGGCGGGCCTGCACCGGCAGGCGCGGGACGGGGCGGCGTGGTTCACCGAATGGCTGACCCTGCCGCAGATGTGCATCTCGACAGGGCGGGCGCTGGAACTGGCGGGGGATCTGGCCACACGGGTCGAGCCTGACCCAGCAGCGATGGCGCGGGTGCTGGCGGCCGACGCCGGCACTATCCACGCCGAGGCGCTGACCTTCGCGCTGGCCGCCCGGATGCCCCGCCCCGAGGCGGAGGCTGCTGTCAAACGCCTGTGCGCCGAAGCTTTGCAGACCGGCATAGACCTGCAGGCGCTGGCCGCCCGCGAATGGCCGGGTCTGCACGTGCCGATGGCCGTGGGAGAGGCTCCGGCCGAGGCGAGGGCCTTTGCGGCCGCCGCGCAGCGCGCGGGGCCGCCCGCCTCCTAA
- a CDS encoding GntR family transcriptional regulator — protein MAEAPRKETISSRISATLRHAILRGDLAPGSRINLDRLREEHDISISPLREAVSRLVADGLVEFEDQRGYRVAPVSSANLTEVTALRAELDVMALRASIAHGGLDWESDVMRTHYLLTRSVRDPARPETVAAWEEAHAEFHLALIRGCGMPLVLSFCKSLHNMIDRYRHLYPLDDVTDRDIEAEHSEIAAAATAHDSDRACVALRSHILCTGQALSARMAVQG, from the coding sequence ATGGCTGAAGCCCCCCGCAAGGAAACGATCTCCAGCCGCATTTCCGCGACCCTGCGCCATGCCATCCTGCGCGGCGATCTGGCGCCCGGGTCGCGGATCAACCTGGACCGCCTACGCGAGGAACATGACATCTCAATCAGCCCCCTGCGCGAAGCCGTGTCGCGGTTAGTGGCCGATGGTCTGGTCGAATTCGAGGATCAGCGCGGTTATCGCGTGGCCCCAGTGTCGTCGGCCAATCTGACCGAGGTGACGGCACTGCGGGCCGAACTGGACGTCATGGCCTTGCGCGCCAGCATCGCCCACGGCGGGCTCGACTGGGAAAGCGATGTCATGCGGACCCACTACCTGCTGACCCGCTCGGTGCGTGATCCGGCAAGGCCCGAGACCGTTGCGGCATGGGAAGAGGCGCATGCCGAGTTTCACCTGGCACTGATCCGGGGCTGCGGGATGCCGCTGGTGCTGAGCTTCTGCAAAAGCCTGCACAACATGATCGACCGCTATCGCCACCTCTATCCGCTGGATGACGTGACCGACCGAGACATCGAGGCGGAACACAGCGAGATTGCCGCGGCTGCGACGGCGCATGACAGCGACCGCGCCTGCGTGGCGCTGCGGTCGCATATCCTGTGCACAGGTCAGGCGCTGTCGGCGCGGATGGCTGTGCAGGGTTAG
- a CDS encoding GntR family transcriptional regulator, translated as MSLFQTTYAQLRGDIVFGALAPGLRLRLEELHTRYGASVPTLREVLNRLASEGLVVSEDQRGFAVAPISVANLLELASLRKLIEVHALELSFRMGTVAWESEVVAAHHKLSRIEQQLIAGEAADRSEWKRYDFGFHQTLIGACGSEELLAVHRAVFDKYLRYQMIFLTFRGDIAAREHKALLDAALARDFATARAVLERHVDGGVAHALAAQGEPV; from the coding sequence ATGTCGCTGTTCCAGACTACCTATGCCCAGCTCCGCGGCGATATCGTCTTTGGCGCGCTTGCCCCCGGCCTGCGCCTGCGGCTTGAGGAGCTGCACACGCGCTATGGCGCGTCCGTCCCTACCCTGCGCGAGGTGCTGAACCGGCTGGCCTCGGAGGGGCTGGTGGTGTCCGAAGACCAGCGCGGCTTTGCGGTCGCGCCGATCTCTGTGGCGAACCTTCTGGAACTGGCCAGCCTGCGCAAGCTGATCGAGGTGCATGCGCTTGAACTGTCGTTCCGGATGGGCACCGTGGCCTGGGAAAGCGAGGTTGTCGCCGCGCACCACAAGCTGAGCCGGATCGAGCAGCAGCTGATCGCGGGTGAGGCCGCCGACCGCAGCGAGTGGAAGCGCTATGACTTCGGCTTTCACCAGACGCTGATCGGGGCCTGCGGGTCCGAGGAATTGCTGGCGGTGCATCGGGCGGTCTTCGACAAGTACCTGCGCTATCAGATGATCTTCCTGACCTTCCGGGGCGACATCGCGGCGCGTGAACACAAGGCGCTTCTGGATGCAGCCCTCGCCCGCGACTTCGCCACCGCCCGCGCGGTGCTGGAACGCCATGTGGATGGCGGTGTCGCGCATGCGCTTGCCGCGCAGGGCGAGCCTGTGTGA
- a CDS encoding shikimate dehydrogenase family protein encodes MNTTFTSTRTWRLGLIGGNIVASRSPVLHTVCALSVGGNASYDLLIPAEHGKSFAKMLDHCRDTGFHGVNVTYPHKEEAAALVPAGDPVVAAMGSSNTVRFTAEGPRAFNTDYSGFVAAFRARFPGKTPGRVLVLGTGGVGRAVVFGLASLGASEILLYDTDLAKVVSLGAAVRKQFPETAVLATEKDKLTDLADITGLVNCTPLGMVGRPGSALPAGARGAPVWAFDAVYTPDKTEFRAQTQALGAAFLSGYELYFHQGVQAFHIFTGAEPDEPWVRSIITYTP; translated from the coding sequence ATGAACACCACGTTTACCTCCACACGCACTTGGCGACTTGGCCTGATCGGAGGAAACATCGTCGCCTCCCGGTCACCGGTCCTGCATACGGTTTGCGCCCTGTCGGTCGGGGGCAACGCCAGCTACGACCTTTTGATCCCGGCTGAACATGGCAAGAGCTTTGCCAAAATGCTGGACCACTGCCGGGACACGGGTTTTCACGGCGTGAACGTCACCTACCCCCACAAGGAAGAAGCGGCGGCGCTGGTCCCTGCGGGCGATCCGGTCGTGGCTGCGATGGGGTCGTCGAACACGGTACGTTTTACGGCAGAGGGGCCGCGCGCCTTCAATACCGACTATTCCGGCTTTGTCGCGGCGTTCCGGGCGCGGTTTCCGGGCAAGACGCCGGGACGGGTGCTGGTGCTAGGCACCGGCGGCGTGGGGCGGGCGGTGGTCTTCGGGCTGGCGAGTCTTGGGGCTAGCGAGATCCTCCTTTATGACACCGACTTGGCCAAGGTCGTCTCGCTGGGTGCTGCGGTGCGCAAGCAGTTTCCGGAAACGGCTGTGCTGGCCACGGAAAAGGACAAGCTGACCGATCTTGCCGACATCACCGGTCTGGTGAACTGTACGCCGCTGGGCATGGTCGGGCGTCCGGGCTCTGCCCTTCCGGCGGGTGCCAGGGGCGCACCCGTCTGGGCCTTCGATGCCGTCTATACCCCCGACAAGACCGAATTCCGCGCCCAGACTCAAGCCTTGGGGGCCGCCTTCCTTTCAGGCTACGAACTTTATTTCCATCAGGGCGTGCAGGCCTTCCATATCTTCACCGGGGCCGAACCGGATGAGCCTTGGGTGCGCAGCATCATCACGTACACCCCGTAA
- the dctP gene encoding TRAP transporter substrate-binding protein DctP, which produces MTFTISRRALLSTAAASALVLAAGAAVAQDKIRLRLSSVNTETDSRAIGLIEKFGPAVAEFASFEPHWNGTLFKQGTELEAIARGNLDMSIASAQEFSSFFPEFSILTAGYVHQSAEHQIAVFNDPIMDPLKAKVEAELGVKLLTVMYLGKRQINLKGDKEIKTPADLAGVKLRMPGSDAWQFLGGALGASPVPVAFGELYTALQTGAVDGQDNPLPTVIDSKFYEVTNQIVLTSHLVDLNYLTISKAVWDGMTPEQQTAVQAAADAAAEHARQLQLKKEEDAVAFLTEKGIKVYEPDVAAFRTKVQADYLASDYAKDWPAGMLDRINELAK; this is translated from the coding sequence ATGACATTCACCATCTCGCGCCGCGCATTGCTTTCGACTGCTGCCGCCTCCGCTCTGGTCCTTGCCGCAGGGGCCGCCGTGGCGCAGGACAAGATCCGCCTGCGCCTGTCCTCGGTGAACACCGAAACCGACAGCCGCGCCATCGGCCTGATCGAAAAGTTCGGCCCCGCCGTCGCCGAGTTCGCGTCATTCGAGCCGCATTGGAACGGAACGTTGTTCAAGCAGGGCACCGAGCTTGAGGCCATCGCGCGCGGCAACCTCGACATGTCCATCGCCTCCGCGCAGGAATTCTCCAGCTTCTTCCCGGAATTCTCGATCCTGACCGCAGGCTATGTCCACCAGTCGGCCGAACATCAGATCGCCGTGTTCAACGACCCGATCATGGACCCGCTGAAGGCAAAGGTCGAAGCCGAGCTTGGCGTGAAACTGCTGACGGTAATGTACCTTGGCAAGCGCCAGATCAACCTGAAGGGCGACAAAGAGATCAAGACCCCGGCCGACTTGGCGGGTGTCAAGCTGCGGATGCCCGGGTCGGACGCCTGGCAGTTCCTGGGGGGTGCCTTGGGCGCATCGCCCGTTCCGGTGGCCTTCGGCGAGCTTTACACCGCACTGCAGACCGGTGCCGTGGACGGGCAGGACAACCCGCTGCCGACCGTCATCGACAGCAAGTTCTACGAGGTTACCAACCAGATCGTGCTGACCTCGCATCTGGTCGACCTGAACTATCTGACGATCTCGAAGGCGGTCTGGGACGGAATGACGCCCGAACAGCAAACTGCGGTTCAGGCGGCTGCGGATGCGGCGGCGGAACATGCGCGCCAACTGCAGCTGAAGAAGGAAGAAGACGCAGTCGCCTTCCTGACCGAAAAGGGCATCAAGGTCTACGAGCCCGACGTGGCGGCCTTCCGCACCAAGGTTCAGGCCGACTACCTGGCTTCGGACTATGCCAAGGACTGGCCGGCCGGCATGCTGGACCGGATCAACGAACTGGCCAAGTAA
- a CDS encoding TRAP transporter large permease codes for MSMAFLICLATLFFVAAIGAPIGYSMMVAAIVWLAWTGSDLSLAGEQLIQSIYDGYILLAVPLFIVAANIMNAGSISDRLLDFCNAVVGRFRGGLGHVNIAVSVIFAGMSGSAVADAAGPGKMIIGMMTKDGRYAPSYAAGITAAAATIGPIIPPSIPMVMYALVSDTSIGFLFLAGVVPGLLMALSLAAMNSVLAGRAERIRETPVPMREMPRLTFRAFPVLMLPVILLGGIYGGAITPTEAAACAALYALLLSMVVYRQLSPAGLWGVFTESARQAATVGIVIGSALIFNYIVASERIPEALAAWLEAREISKIEFLIGLNILLLVLGMLLDGGTIILVVIPLFLPTVKSLGIDPVHFGVFAVVNTMLGLITPPYGILIFVINAVTGIPIKDIVRGIAPFFVALLAALVILVASPDLVLYFPRLFGYQG; via the coding sequence ATGAGCATGGCCTTTCTGATCTGTCTTGCTACACTGTTCTTCGTCGCAGCCATCGGCGCGCCCATCGGCTACTCTATGATGGTGGCCGCCATAGTATGGCTGGCCTGGACGGGGTCTGACCTCTCGCTCGCGGGCGAACAGCTGATCCAGTCGATCTATGACGGCTATATCCTTTTGGCCGTACCGCTGTTCATCGTAGCGGCGAACATCATGAACGCGGGGTCGATATCGGATCGGTTGCTCGATTTCTGCAATGCCGTCGTCGGGCGGTTCCGCGGAGGACTGGGCCATGTGAACATCGCTGTTTCGGTGATCTTCGCGGGAATGTCTGGATCGGCGGTGGCCGATGCCGCGGGACCGGGGAAAATGATCATCGGCATGATGACGAAGGACGGCCGCTATGCCCCTAGTTATGCTGCCGGCATCACCGCCGCCGCGGCGACCATCGGCCCGATCATTCCGCCCTCGATCCCGATGGTGATGTATGCGCTCGTTTCTGACACATCGATCGGCTTCCTCTTCCTTGCAGGCGTGGTTCCGGGTCTTCTGATGGCGCTGTCGCTTGCAGCGATGAACAGTGTCCTCGCCGGGCGGGCGGAAAGAATCCGCGAAACACCCGTCCCGATGCGCGAGATGCCGCGCCTGACCTTCCGCGCCTTCCCCGTCCTCATGTTGCCCGTGATCCTTCTGGGCGGAATCTACGGCGGCGCCATTACACCGACCGAGGCTGCCGCCTGTGCCGCGCTCTATGCCCTGCTTCTTTCCATGGTCGTGTACAGACAGCTTTCGCCCGCAGGCCTGTGGGGGGTCTTCACGGAAAGCGCAAGACAGGCGGCGACGGTGGGAATCGTCATCGGCTCGGCGCTCATCTTCAACTACATCGTTGCCTCGGAACGCATCCCCGAGGCACTTGCCGCCTGGCTGGAAGCGCGGGAGATCTCGAAGATTGAATTCCTCATCGGCCTTAACATCCTCCTCCTCGTGCTGGGCATGCTTCTGGACGGCGGCACGATCATCCTGGTCGTGATCCCTCTGTTCCTACCCACGGTGAAATCACTCGGGATCGATCCGGTGCATTTTGGCGTCTTCGCCGTGGTCAACACCATGTTGGGCTTGATCACACCGCCCTATGGCATCCTTATCTTCGTCATCAATGCCGTCACTGGCATTCCGATCAAGGACATCGTGCGCGGCATCGCGCCCTTCTTCGTAGCGTTGCTGGCAGCCTTGGTCATCCTTGTCGCATCGCCCGACCTGGTTCTCTATTTTCCACGTCTCTTTGGATATCAGGGATGA
- a CDS encoding TRAP transporter small permease — translation MMARLLPVLAKAAEGVAAGMLAAIFATFILQIVARYIFGWSLGWTIELSLSLWLWLVLFTCAFVLRERDHVKFDVLVTSLRPGARRICALLASISIFAALLASVPDSWDYVTFYKIKKSAVFRIPLIWVFSIYIIFLVAVIARYGWRIAAILRGYNPDLDQRDIMAD, via the coding sequence ATGATGGCCCGCCTTCTGCCGGTTCTGGCGAAGGCGGCGGAAGGCGTGGCGGCGGGCATGCTCGCCGCCATCTTCGCCACTTTCATTCTGCAGATCGTCGCCCGCTACATCTTCGGCTGGTCGCTAGGCTGGACTATCGAGCTGTCGCTCAGCCTATGGCTCTGGCTGGTCCTGTTCACTTGTGCTTTCGTGTTGCGGGAACGAGACCATGTGAAATTTGACGTTCTGGTCACGTCCCTGCGCCCCGGGGCGCGACGGATCTGCGCCTTGCTGGCCTCGATCTCGATCTTTGCTGCGCTGCTGGCATCGGTGCCCGACAGCTGGGACTACGTGACCTTCTACAAGATCAAGAAATCGGCGGTCTTCCGCATTCCGCTGATCTGGGTTTTCTCAATCTACATCATCTTCCTTGTGGCAGTCATCGCACGTTACGGCTGGCGGATCGCAGCGATCCTTCGGGGTTACAATCCTGATCTCGACCAGCGCGACATCATGGCGGACTGA
- a CDS encoding 3-keto-5-aminohexanoate cleavage protein, translating to MEPCFICVAITGSLPTKANNPAVPISIAEQVESTQEAFEAGATIAHCHVRDDEGKPTSDPDRFARLMEGLHQYCPGMIVQLSTGGRSGAGQARGGMLPLRPDMASLSVGSNNFPTRVYENPPDLVDWLAAEMVTYGVTPEIECFDLSHIFKAHEMWRKGQLTARPYVQFVLGVKNAMPADRVAFDFMVATVKRLFGEDVPWCAAGIGPAQIVVNQWCIESGGHARTGLEDNVRLDRDTLAPSNAALVRRVVDLCDRAGRPVATWAQTRARLGLRPA from the coding sequence ATGGAACCCTGCTTCATCTGCGTCGCCATCACCGGCTCCTTGCCGACCAAGGCCAACAACCCCGCCGTGCCGATCTCAATCGCGGAACAGGTGGAAAGCACACAAGAGGCCTTCGAGGCCGGGGCGACCATCGCCCATTGCCATGTGCGCGACGACGAGGGGAAGCCGACCTCGGACCCCGACCGCTTTGCCCGACTGATGGAAGGGTTGCACCAGTACTGCCCCGGCATGATCGTACAACTGTCAACCGGCGGGCGGTCGGGTGCCGGTCAGGCGCGGGGCGGGATGCTGCCCTTGAGGCCGGATATGGCTAGCTTGTCGGTGGGGTCGAACAACTTTCCGACCCGTGTCTACGAGAACCCGCCCGATCTGGTGGACTGGCTGGCCGCCGAGATGGTCACGTATGGGGTCACGCCCGAGATCGAATGCTTCGACCTGTCCCACATCTTCAAGGCGCATGAGATGTGGCGCAAGGGGCAGCTGACGGCGCGGCCCTATGTGCAGTTCGTGCTGGGCGTGAAGAACGCCATGCCGGCGGATCGGGTGGCCTTTGACTTCATGGTCGCCACGGTCAAGCGGCTGTTCGGCGAAGACGTCCCCTGGTGCGCCGCCGGGATCGGCCCGGCGCAGATCGTGGTCAACCAATGGTGTATCGAAAGCGGTGGCCATGCCCGGACGGGCCTTGAGGACAACGTGCGGCTTGACCGCGACACCCTCGCCCCGTCGAACGCGGCTCTCGTCCGCCGCGTTGTGGACCTCTGCGACCGCGCGGGCCGTCCCGTCGCTACCTGGGCGCAGACGCGGGCTCGGCTGGGCCTGCGGCCCGCGTGA
- a CDS encoding AEC family transporter — protein sequence MVEVLAITFPIYLIIALGFAVVKGGLVSVEDIRALGRVVIGIFIPATLFVNISRVPVAEAMRWDFVVGYLAGSLTIFAVGTLFAAKVLRQSRQVAVLQGLGMSSSNSGFMGFPIVAMVLGDVAVQALAMAMLVENVVMIPLAMLLADGGRGQSLLQNTLRPVLSNPILIAVVAALALSASGLALPGAMERTLEILAPVGPPVALVAVGGIVAALSFAPIKGPVAAVVAGKLVLHPLAVLVALTLSGSLPQDLVLAGVLFASVPMMSIYALFGQRWGAESFAASALILTTVLSFLTVSAILWLTSSPA from the coding sequence ATGGTAGAGGTTCTTGCGATCACCTTTCCGATTTACCTGATCATCGCGCTTGGCTTTGCGGTGGTGAAGGGCGGACTGGTCAGCGTCGAGGACATCCGGGCGCTCGGCAGGGTAGTGATCGGGATCTTCATCCCCGCGACCCTGTTCGTGAACATCAGCCGCGTCCCCGTGGCCGAGGCGATGCGCTGGGACTTCGTCGTCGGCTATCTCGCGGGATCGCTCACCATCTTCGCGGTGGGCACCCTCTTCGCGGCGAAGGTCCTGCGACAGTCCCGACAGGTCGCGGTGCTGCAAGGGTTAGGCATGTCCTCGTCCAACAGCGGCTTCATGGGTTTTCCCATCGTCGCCATGGTCTTGGGCGATGTGGCTGTGCAAGCGCTGGCGATGGCGATGCTGGTCGAAAACGTGGTGATGATCCCGCTTGCGATGTTGCTGGCCGACGGCGGGAGGGGACAATCGCTCCTGCAAAACACCCTGCGCCCCGTGCTGTCGAACCCGATCCTGATCGCCGTGGTCGCCGCGCTGGCACTGTCCGCCTCGGGCCTGGCCCTGCCAGGAGCAATGGAGCGGACGCTGGAGATCCTCGCGCCCGTCGGCCCGCCGGTCGCTCTGGTGGCCGTCGGGGGGATCGTGGCCGCCCTGTCTTTTGCCCCGATCAAGGGACCGGTGGCGGCAGTTGTGGCGGGCAAGCTGGTCCTGCATCCCCTGGCTGTGCTTGTTGCGCTGACCCTCAGTGGGAGCCTGCCGCAGGACCTTGTCCTCGCCGGTGTCCTATTTGCCAGTGTCCCGATGATGTCGATATACGCCCTGTTTGGCCAGCGCTGGGGTGCCGAAAGCTTCGCCGCTTCGGCCCTAATCCTGACCACCGTGCTGTCCTTCCTCACCGTTTCGGCCATCCTTTGGCTGACTTCATCCCCTGCGTGA
- a CDS encoding HpcH/HpaI aldolase family protein yields MDLPRNTFKAALREGRTQIGIWCSIAGSDNAEALAGCGFDWMLIDTEHSTVSLDTVKAMLQAAAAYPTQTIVRPGWNDAVEIKRILDAGAMSILVPYIQNAEEAARAVSAVRYPPHGTRGVAGITRASRYGAVDRYIARANDEICLLVQVETAEALTNIESIAAVPGVDGIFVGPADLAASMGFPGDTGAPEVKAAILEAIRRVRAAGKPAGILSLDPDLLKQAVAAGSVFTAVDVDQAILLRGARALARQWKG; encoded by the coding sequence ATGGACTTGCCACGAAACACGTTCAAGGCGGCCTTGCGCGAAGGGCGGACCCAGATCGGCATCTGGTGCTCGATCGCCGGTTCCGACAATGCCGAGGCGCTGGCAGGTTGCGGCTTTGACTGGATGCTGATCGACACCGAACATTCGACGGTCAGTCTCGACACGGTCAAGGCGATGCTGCAGGCGGCCGCGGCATACCCGACGCAGACCATCGTGCGCCCCGGCTGGAACGACGCGGTGGAAATCAAGCGCATCCTAGACGCCGGCGCGATGTCGATTCTGGTGCCCTACATCCAGAACGCCGAAGAGGCCGCGCGCGCGGTCTCGGCCGTCCGTTATCCGCCACATGGGACGCGGGGCGTGGCCGGGATCACCCGCGCCAGCCGCTATGGCGCGGTGGACCGCTACATCGCCCGTGCCAATGACGAGATATGTCTGCTAGTGCAGGTCGAAACCGCCGAGGCGTTGACGAACATCGAATCCATCGCAGCCGTGCCAGGTGTAGACGGCATCTTTGTCGGCCCCGCCGACCTCGCCGCCAGCATGGGCTTTCCGGGCGACACCGGCGCGCCTGAGGTGAAGGCCGCGATCCTTGAGGCAATCCGCCGCGTCCGCGCGGCCGGTAAGCCCGCGGGCATCCTGTCACTGGACCCTGACCTTCTGAAACAGGCGGTGGCTGCGGGGTCGGTCTTTACCGCTGTCGATGTGGACCAGGCGATCCTGCTGCGAGGGGCGCGCGCGCTGGCGCGGCAGTGGAAGGGCTGA